Proteins encoded in a region of the Nicotiana tomentosiformis chromosome 9, ASM39032v3, whole genome shotgun sequence genome:
- the LOC138898760 gene encoding actin cytoskeleton-regulatory complex protein pan1-like, whose translation MAKISKIVPQKEKDSSSRPSGDKAPVEPSIHDYVPGPCTLKINFKVENPSSVLATPWIPQAVPDLEDWVQKLALTSSYAERAWRDLGKDRWEAKIHGVTKDVALKPSSGEDGTKSPVPKPGKDKKRKVASRSKDRKPKTRWVRRKAIALLIDSVQRLREEEEEEEEEEEEEDDASALLRSVKKKGSAQAKRIEDLEARLAEAKAEVESLKFMADKSKADTAQMEAREAADTADTRAHWAKELKAEAEALASDGDDDDHDGSKRRSEDGEEPGREVNAPEDDHKA comes from the exons atggccaaaatTTCGAAAattgtacctcagaaggagaaagattcttcttcacggccgtctggcgacaaggcgccggtggagccgtccaTCCATGActatgttcccggcccgtgtactctgaagatcaattttaaggttgagaatccttcatctgttCTAG CTACCCCTTGGATtccacaagcggtacccgacctcgaggattgggttcagaagttagccctgacttcctcttatgccgaacgtgcttggcgtgatttgggAAAAgatagatgggaggccaagattcatg gtgtaaccaaggatgtcGCTTTGAagccttcgagcggtgaagatggaaccaagtccccggtcccgaaaccggggaaagataagaagcgaaaagttGCCTCTCGGTCAAAGGACCGCAAGCCCAAAACTCGatgggtgaggaggaaggcaattgctcttctgattgactcggtccaacgactgagagaagaagaagaagaagaagaagaagaagaagaagaagaagacgatgcCTCGGCTTTG cttcgaagcgtcaagaaaaagggttcggctcaagctaagaggatcgaggatcTTGAAGcacggcttgctgaggccaaggcggaggttgagtcattGAAATTCATGGCGGATAAGTCCAAGGCCGAtactgctcagatggaggcacgagaggcagcggatactgccgacactcgagcacattgg gctaaagagctcaaagctgaagctgaagccttggcttctgatggcgatgatgatgatcaCGACGGTAGCAAGAGAAgatccgaggacggggaagagcCTGGCAGAGAAGTAAACGCCCCTGAGGATGACCATAAAGCTTAG